A region of the Roseiflexus sp. RS-1 genome:
CAGTTCCAGCGTGTCGTCGAGGGGAACAAGGGCGGAGACATCGGCATAGCGCCGTTGCAACGCCACGGCAATCAGGTGATCGGCGAGTTGCGGGTTCTTCGGCAGCAGCGAGCCGTGCAGATAGCATCCAATCGTGTTGCGGTACACCGCTCCCTCGGTGCGGTCTTCACCATTGTTGCCATGCCCGACAAGCACTCGACCCAGCGGACGAACACCCGCACCCAGATAGGTGCGCCCGGAATGATTCTCGAACCCGACGAGTCGCAGTGGTGCACCACACAGCGTCGGTTCCGTCTCGATGACGACATTGCCGATCAGACGCTCTTTTCCGCCGACGGTATGCACATCAAGCGCGCCAATGCCGGGTAACCGCTGCCCGGTATGCGTCAGGAAGTACTGCCCCAGCAACTGATACCCGCCGCAGATCGCCAGCATCACCAACCCGTCGTCAATCGCAGCGCGCAGCGCCGGTCCCTGACGCTCCAGGAAATCTTCCGCAATCAGCGCCTGACCGCTGTCCTGCCCGCCGCCGAAGAAAGCGATGTCGATCGCAGACCAATCGACGGTTGTGCCGGGACCAACCGGCAGCACGTCGCAGGCGATGCCGCGCCAGAGGCACCGTTGCTGCAATGCGATGATGTTGCCGCGGTCGCCATAGATGTTCATATGGTCGGGGTAGAGATGGGCAATACGGAGCCGCCGGGTCATACCACACCTCAAGCGCATCTTACACACATTATCCCAAACATATCCCACATTATCCCACATTATCCCACAGACTTTTCCCACACCGGCGCGCCAGACGCCAGATCATACGTTCTGCCGATTGTCAACCCTTTCACCGCAGGACTGGTAACCATTTTTAGCATGTTTGTTCGCATATCTTCCAGATGCAGGTGTGGTATGATTTCCTTCCTTGTCAGAACAATGGGGTTGGCGTGTTTTCAACAAAGGAGACCGGATATGACGTCGTGGCAGGCAGGCGATGTTCGTGTTCATGGGTTGCGGATCCACTACACACGCACCGGCGGCGCCAGGTATCCGCTGGTACTGGCGCACGGTTTTTCCGACGACGGGCTGTGCTGGACGCCGGTTGCCCGCGCACTGGAAGCAATGTTCGACGTGATCATGGTCGATGCGCGTGGGCATGGTCGTTCCGATGCGCCAGAGCACGGGTATGGTCCACTCGAGCATGCGAGTGATCTCGCGGGAGTGATTACCGCGCTCGGTCTGGATCGACCTTTCATCCTGGGGCATTCGATGGGAGCGATAACGGCGCTGACGCTGGCAGGAATCCATCCCGATCTGGCGGGCGCCATTCTGCTGGAAGACCCGCCCCCGTGGTGGGAAGCCAGCGCCCTGAGCGCCGCTGCAGCGGACGACGATCGCTGGGCAGGGATGCGCACCTGGGTGTTCGGACTGAAACGTCAGACGCGCGACGAGTTGATCGCAGCCCAGCGCGCTGCAAACCCGGCATGGTCAGACGACGAACTCGGACCATGGGCAGATGCCAAACATCGCCTGAGCCTCAATGTGATCAATCGTAGCGCACCGACCGAGGTCGACTGGCAGACCATTCTGCGACGCATAACCTGCCCGACGTTGCTGATCACCGGCGATCCGGTGCGTGGCGCTCTGGTGACGTCGGAAAACGTTCAGACATTACGGCAGTTCATCCCGCATCTCCAGGTTGCCCACATCCCCGACACCGGGCACAGCATCCGACGTGATCAGTTCAACCGCTACCTGGCGGCGGTGCGTGATTTTCTCACGGCGCATGCACTGGAGTAACGCTTATGCGCCGGGGGCTGGCGTCATTCGCCTAACCCTCTC
Encoded here:
- a CDS encoding alpha/beta fold hydrolase, coding for MTSWQAGDVRVHGLRIHYTRTGGARYPLVLAHGFSDDGLCWTPVARALEAMFDVIMVDARGHGRSDAPEHGYGPLEHASDLAGVITALGLDRPFILGHSMGAITALTLAGIHPDLAGAILLEDPPPWWEASALSAAAADDDRWAGMRTWVFGLKRQTRDELIAAQRAANPAWSDDELGPWADAKHRLSLNVINRSAPTEVDWQTILRRITCPTLLITGDPVRGALVTSENVQTLRQFIPHLQVAHIPDTGHSIRRDQFNRYLAAVRDFLTAHALE
- a CDS encoding type 1 glutamine amidotransferase, with translation MTRRLRIAHLYPDHMNIYGDRGNIIALQQRCLWRGIACDVLPVGPGTTVDWSAIDIAFFGGGQDSGQALIAEDFLERQGPALRAAIDDGLVMLAICGGYQLLGQYFLTHTGQRLPGIGALDVHTVGGKERLIGNVVIETEPTLCGAPLRLVGFENHSGRTYLGAGVRPLGRVLVGHGNNGEDRTEGAVYRNTIGCYLHGSLLPKNPQLADHLIAVALQRRYADVSALVPLDDTLELAAQRVMAERMLLRN